The following proteins are encoded in a genomic region of Microtus ochrogaster isolate Prairie Vole_2 chromosome 5, MicOch1.0, whole genome shotgun sequence:
- the LOC101990768 gene encoding olfactory receptor 150-like, whose product MLQANLSRVTDFILAGLTDKPELQLPLFLLFLGIYVVTVVGNLGMIALIQFSSHLHTPMYFFLCSLSLIDLCHSTVITPKMLVNFVTVKNIISYPECMAQLFSFLVFGIAECHMLAAMAYDRYVAICNPLLYNVTMSYQVRFWMIFGVYSMGLIGATTHTLCMLRVHFCEADIINHYFCDLYPLLELSCSDTFINEVVVICFSVFNIFVPTLTILTSYIFIIASILRIKSTQGRSKAFSTCSSHISAVAVFFGSLAFMYLQPSSVSSMDQGKVSSVFYTIIVPMMNPVIYSLRNKDVKLALKKLYEKKFS is encoded by the coding sequence ATGTTACAAGCAAATCTTTCCAGAGTGACTGACTTCATTCTTGCTGGGTTAACAGACAAACCAGAGCTTcagctgcctctcttcctcctcttcctaggAATCTATGTGGTCACAGTGGTGGGGAATCTGGGCATGATCGCCCTCATACAATTCAGTTCTCAcctgcacacccccatgtactttttcctctGCAGTCTGTCCTTAATTGACCTCTGTCATTCCACTGTCATTACTCCCAAAATGCTAGTGAATTTTGTAACAGTGAAGAACATCATCTCCTACCCTGAATGCATGGCTCAACTCTTCTCCTTCCTTGTGTTTGGTATTGCAGAGTGTCACATGTTGGCTGCAATGGCATATGACCGCTATGTTGCCATTTGTAATCCATTGCTTTACAATGTTACAATGTCCTATCAAGTCCGTTTCTGGATGATATTTGGGGTGTATAGTATGGGTTTGATTGGTGCCACAACTCACACACTCTGCATGCTAAGAGTGCATTTCTGTGAGGCTGATATAATAAACCATTACTTCTGTGATCTTTATCCACTCCTGGAGCTCTCTTGTTCTGATACTTTTATTAATGAAGTAGTTGTCAtttgtttcagtgtttttaaCATCTTTGTTCCAACTCTGACTATCCTGACCTCTTACATCTTCATCATTGCTAGCATTCTTCGTATTAAATCCACACAAGGCAGGTCCaaagccttcagcacctgcagctcccacatcTCTGCTGTCGCTGTCTTCTTTGGTTCCCTTGCATTCATGTACTTACAACCATCATCAGTCAGCTCCATGGACCAAGGGAAAGTGTCCTCTGTCTTTTATACTATTATTGTTCCCATGATGAACCCTGTGATCTACAGCCTGAGAAATAAGGATGTCAAACTTGCTCTAAAGAAGTTGTATGAAAAGAAATTCTCATGA